DNA from Saccharicrinis carchari:
ATTTTTTGCGTTCGGCCAACCATAGCAAACAACCTACAATAGCCAGAATAATTAAAAAAACAGCAACGGCCATCAGCAACTTAATGCTAAACAGGGGTTTTACCTTTTCCCATAGGTTGGGCTTGTCGGAACGCGACAATATGGACAAGCTTGAGTTGTAGAAAGGTTGTGAAAAGCTCATGTTTTGTAGCCTTTTCGAAGTAATGCTTATAGGGCCCACTACCAAATCAATGCTGCCAGCGCTTAGCGCATTCATTGCCTCCTCCACATTATCATAGTACTGGTATTTGTAACCCCAGTCTTTTTTTACGGCGATGTGTTCCCATATTTCGATGGCAATTCCTTTAGTGGAAGCATTTTTACTGAACACAAAAGGTGCACTGCCGGCAATGCCCACCTGCAAGGTATCGGGGGGCATTATCGAGGCTTTTGTTTGCCCAGGCAGTTGCGTGGTGCCCATTAATAAAACAAATACAATATAAACGAAAAGCTGAGCGCTTATTTTTTTGGATGTATTAATAACTTTCATACTAAACACTGCTGAAAATTCGCCTAAGTTCATGTTGTTTTTCATTATTTAGTTGATGATTTACACTGTTTTAACTGTCAATTTGTTCTGAATAGTTTGAATACTGTTTTCCAATTTCTTGTTGTGGCACCAACTTTTAATTGTTTTTCAATAAAGTTATTGGTCAATTTTGATTCGTGCTATTTGCACCAACCAAATATAAATACGTCTTTACCCACAATTTTGAATTGATCGGGTGCATAGTGGTAAGATAAAGTATTTTCTTCGTTTTATTTGGCCGGCCAATAGGATTTTGCGTTTACCACCAGCATTTATTCCTCTTGAAACTGCAATTTTTCGGTTCATATAAAGTATTCTGTTTTAAATACTGCTATAGCCTGGTGTATTGTATTGATTATTTTAAAACACTATTTAATAGGGTTATGGCAGTGTTTATTATGTGCTGCCTCCATTACTAATTGTTTTTAAGTCTTTATAAATAACTGTCTCCGCACCAGAAGCAGAAGTGCTCTTAAGTCTAAAGAGCAGCAAGCCATCCGGTAGCTTGCAATACCTACTTACGATAAGGTGGCTTTGTTTGAGGAGCAATATGCAAAGTTCCCCTTTACCGGTAACCAGAAAAAAATTTAAATACGGATAAAAGTGTTGGCTTGTACCTGAGGGTTCGGTTATGCGTAGTGTATGTTTACAGGGCATGTCATTTTCAAACCGCACGGTGCGTAGCATAAATTTAATAGTGCTACTTACCAATCCAATAATCTTTTTTCTCCTTCCAATGCTTTAATGTCTGATATTTCCTGAGATACTTCAATTACACCTTTATATTCTCCGCTTTTATCACGAACAGCGAAATACTGAATTAAAATATATTCGCCTCGCATTTTAATCCAAAAATCGGCTTGGTCTTTTTCTTTATTTCTAAACGATTGTACTATTTGCTCTACCACATGCACACTTTCAGGCGGGTGACAGTTGTTTACTTCACGTCCGATAATGGCAGCTGTCCGGGGAAATATACGTTTGGGAGGAGTTGAAAAATAGCAGACCTTATTGTTCTCATCAACAAAAGTTATATCCACGGGAAGGTGATTGAATATTAGTTTTATTTGTTCTATACTAACCTTGCCGGTTCCCAGATTCACCAGATTGCCATCGAATTCTGTTTCTACTGTATTTTCCTCTTTTAAATTGGGTTGAACATAAGGGTAGCCGAGTTTAAATCCCTCCCGATTCATTTTCTCTAATTGACTTTCGCTAATTGTTGAGAGTATATAAGGAAATAGAATGCATTCTTCTCTAAATTTAATAGCATACATATTAAAGAAAATATCGCCTACGCATTTATTGAATGTTTTCAAGTTGATATTCTCTTCCTGTACCTGGTTGATTACGGATTTAATATTTCTGCGAATATCATCATGAAACGACCACATTATCTGCAAGCAACGATAATCGGGCCATGTTTCTTCAATGATGGGGAACAAAACATTTTCCTTAATGGTGTAGTGTTTTGAAAAAACTTCGAGTTGGGTAAAAAGTTCTTTGAGTTGTTCTTTCAAAACAGAATGATCTGTGTTTTTCACAAATTCTTTGAAAACCGGGCGGATTTTTTTCAATACCAATTCCATTTCGTGGTTGTTTTGTTCCAACACAGCTAGAAATGAATCAGGCTTAGGTTTAAGCCTTACAAAATCGCGAATTGGAACGTGGAAAATATTCAGTACTTTATTTGTTAGCACTTTAATATCTTCCATATTGTATCCTTCTTTTATTAGCTCATCGAAAAGTGTAATAAAATCAGTTGGAATAACTGTAGGAATAAAATCCTTGTTTTCAATTATAAAAGAATGAGCATTTCCAGTTTCCAAAATAAGTTTAGAAACCTCAAGTAACTTTTTGAGTCTTGTTTGCTTTGTATGAGTGAATTCCGACATGTTTTATGCTATATTTTAAAAAACACCCAAAATTCTTCCTCTCCCTTTTTATCTAACCAGTGCTTATAATTTAAACTAAGTGATTTATCAATTAAGGGCGCCGGAATAAATGGAGCAATTACTTTGAGTATTTTATTGTTTTCAAGTTTATTTACTGCTGAAAGCACTTCATGTACTGGTTGTTCTCCGGCATTCAGTATTTCCCGAATATCGATTATTTCCGCAACGTTGCTGTTTTTAAACCAATCCGGCTGTTCTGTTACATAATGGCCATGCTCTACCACAATGCTATCCGTTGTTTTCTGCCCCACCTCAGTGCGTAAGGTATTAATCAGGTCTTCAACTTTTACGCCCCCAATAGTCGCTGCTTGGGAAAGACTGGTTATTTTAGCCACCGTTTTTCTTAATACAGGGTTTCTGAGCTTTTTGAATGGTGGTGCAGCGGCTATTAGAACATCTTCGAGCTGCGGATACGCCTCAAGCAAATCGAATATTTTTGTTTTGGGTGTTATAATCAATTTAATCATGTTATTGGTCCTTTGGTTCACCATAAGATAAAATTCGCTGTTCTCCTTCTAATGCCCTGTTTTCTGTTAAGTCTTGAGAGTATTCCAACGTTCCCAGGTATTCTCCATTTTCATCTCGCAGGGCAAAGTATTCTATCTTAATAAATTTGCCTTTCATCTGAATCCAGAATGGTGCATGTGAGGCTTTGCCTGATTTAAAATCGTCTACAATTTTTTCAACAATATGGGTACTGCCCGGAGGATGACACAAGCGTACATCTCGGTTTATGATTGAACGGCTACGGGCAAAAATTCGCTCTTTACCCTGAGTGAAATATTTAACCTTATCATCTTTATCTACAAAGGTCATGTCGGCTGGAATCGTATTAAGGATAGCCATTATCTCTTTTGCGGTAAAACTACCCGAAGGTAACTTAATGTTACCGTCTCCCGATATATTTGTTTCCGTACTTGCTTCGGTCATGCCTTCCGGTTTCCAATCTACCTGAGGGTCGTATAAGGTAAATCCAAATTCAAGTGTTTGTTTATGAATGTTGTACCAATCTTCAACCGTTAACAAATCCATGGCCATCGGGAAAAGAATTTCCTCTTCTTTCTGCACCATATCTATTAATCCTTGAACAGCAGGATAAAATACCAGTTCGAGAGAATCCTCTAAATCATCTGCTGTTAATTCGGGTGCTTTAAGAATCTGGATGCATCCTTTTAATTGTTCTCTTATTTCATCGTGCTTTCCCCACATTACTTTAGGCGGGCCGGTAATCTCGTTTTTTTCAAGATACGGGAATAGCAGATATTCTTTACGTTGATAGTGCTTATCCACATCCATGAGTTCATTAAATAAGCCTTGTAAAGCATAAATGTATTTTTCAAACTCGTCGTTTTCAACCTGACCAAGCGCCTGAAGCAAGCCTTTTGCTTTTTGTGCAACCTTCTTTAATTCAATATTTTCTTTTATAAAAACATCAACAGGATGGCCTTCGGGAATATCTTTAGCGCCACTCAAATCAACATTTCCTTCGAGCACAGCACCGTGAATATCACATAATTTAAGGACCTCTGATTCAGGTAGTCCTTCGTGAATAAGTTCTTGCTCCACTTCTACTACTTCTCCGTAAGGAATATTCTTTAAAGATTCAATAAGCTCCTTTCGAACTTCGTCAGCGGATTGGCCATCGTGCAGTTTTAAAATAAGCTCTTTAAGCTTTTCCTTTCTATATCTTGAGTTATTAATAAGTTCGCTCATACCGGATAGTAATTAATTCCTGCCTATTGGCAAAAAGGTTTATAATAATTTAGCTGTGTTTTGGGATTTTCTGTTTTATAGCTGCTTGAAATCATATCTAGTTCTTTTAAGTTTCTTCATAGTAACAATTAGTAAAATATAATGTTTTACTACAATTACAGGCGCAAACAGCTAAGGTGTAATTTTTTGTAACATACAGTGGTGTTTTGATTTTTGTATTTAAAAAACAGCCTGATAAGCATTAACTATTATCCCATATCCTTGTTTAGTAACCAGCTCTACTAGCATAGCTGTATCTTTTGTAAGTTATGGTTTCCGGTTTTTAAACTTCCTTTCTGCCGGTGCTTGTATTTGGCTTTTCTTATCTATCCACTAATTACGGCGTACTTATTTCTATGGCCAAAAATAATTCGTATCCCCTGGGTTATTATTAGGGTTGGGATAAAATATCCCTCAATTTTATCCAGGTGCCTGCCGTGAGTACGGGTTCGTATTTTGTGGGCTGGTTTTTAATATTGTCGATAATATATCCAGCTCTTTGTTTTGAATCCGGATGGGTGCTTATCCACGACTGGTACTTCATTGCTGCAAATTCGTTATCGGAAAGTTTATACAGGAAATTAGCGAAAGGTTCCGGGTTTATTTTTGCATTAATCAGATAATCAATGGCTTTGATGTCAGCTTCTTTTTCTAAACTTCTGTCAAAAGCGGATGATGAAAGGAGCTTTGCGGTTTCTTTCATAATTTCAGCACCACCTTTCCCCATTGTCATGGATACTAATGCTGAAAGTCCAACTTCCTTCACCAGTTTTTTCATCACATGATTAAGTTGGATGTGCGCTATTTCATGACAGATTACTCCACCTAATTGATCTTGATTGTCCGCAGCCAGAATTAAGCCACTGTAAATTAACAGATGTCCATTGGGTAATGCAAAGGCATTGATTTCATCTGAACGAAGTAAGTGTACTTTAATCGATTCTCTATCTATGTAGTTGTCTCTGCAAATTGTATTTACAATACTATCGATGGCATGGTTTACGAAGGGATTATCTATTTCGGCCCCTGTTTTTTTGAATAACTCCAAATAAAGTTCTCCCAGCTTTTCTTCCGTTTTATCCGTTGTTTTTTGAACTTCCAAAACAGACATCCAATCAACTTGAGCCAACACAAACCAAGTTGAAAAAAACAATAATATTATTGCTAAGCATTGTAGAACTATCTTTCTCATGATTTTGGATTACAGATTAGGTTACTCAGGTTTCCATAAAACCACCATTCTATATGGACACCTTTTCTGGTTTGAATTGCTGTATATATGGTTGCAATAAATTCAGCCAGATTGAAAAGTAAAGCTGCAATAAGGTACGCAATGTAATTGTTGGTTACGGCCTGAGAAGTAAAAATTATTGATACGGTCCACCAAAATGCGTAACTGTTTATAAATAGTACCGATACCTGAGAGAGTAAAGCCTGTGTGCAATGCCAACGGACAAAATAAGTTCCTTTCCTGTTGGCTAAATAAAAGATGAAGGTTGCAATGAGGTTTATAATTGGCAAAGGTAAACCCGCAATTAAAGCAATCAGGGACATTAGGTAGCTGTTTGAAGCTTTTTCAGTTTCATGCTCTCCCGGTTCATATTGGAATTTTCTTACATTTATCATAGTCCTTTAGTAATATTCCATATCCAATTTATTATCACGAGTATTACGAGTGGTATTGCAAATTGGGGTTTTTTTATGATTTGCTCAAATTTTTGATAGCAATCAAATAATGATTTTCTTTTGGTAATAATGTCTAAAGTAATCCATAGGGGAACTATAAGCATTATAAGTGTGATGAATAAACCGAACGGATTTATAAGTAGCGATTTAATGAAATCCCCATTGATCAGAGAAAATACAGACCTTGTTGAACCGCAGGAAGGGCAGGGTATATTTGTTATATGTTTCCAAAGACATACTTCAACAGAATTTATTTCGTTTATGCCTTTCTGTATGCCCAGGTAGAGCCAAATATACCCTGATATGCAGGCGGTAAGTATAATTCCGTATAGCTTATTCCTGCTCAAAACATTAATATAAAGCTTGTCTAAGTTTAGCTATATTTTTTTCTCTGGTAGCACCCATAATTATGAACCAGTCAATTATAGCCCAAATACCAAAGCCGCCACAAGTTAAAAGCTTACCGATTCCAAGTCCTGTGTCTCCAATCATAAAGCGGTCGATGCCCAAACTTCCGCCGAGCAATGAAACAATAAGGCTTGTTGTAGGGTCTTTGAATTGCAATGTTTGAATCAGGCTCCATTTAGAGTCGTCTAACTGAAGAAGTTGCTCTCTAATTTGAATAACCTCATGGCTTTCAAAGTATTTGCCATTTGTCATGATAAACATGTCCACCTTCTGTGCTTCCATATTGAAATGTACTTTAATAAATAATCCCTACTCGTTTGGCTTTTCAGTTTCGCCCCGTTTTTTCAAATGGTGTCGACTCCATTTTATTTTAAAAGATAAACCTAACATATTCTATTAAAAAGTCACTAAAAAATTTGATAAATTTGGGATTAGGGTCTAAAATATCTTTTGGGAAGACATCGGGATGGTTTCCATCTTAAAACAGTCCCTTGGCAAACTCCTTAAAATCGATACCCGAAAAATTGCCCGAGCTCATCAGTAATAAGTTACTGTTTTCCCAATTCAGCGAATGGAGCGTTTGTTGTAATTTATCGGTATCTGAAAAAACAGTCACATTATCGGTACCGAAAGCTACCCGCACCATCTCCTCGTTAATGGGTGGAAGCTTTTTATGGGCCACCACTTTGGGATTGAAATACACGTAGGCCATGTCTGCCTCTTGCATGCTGTTTTTATAATGGGGCAAAAAGTCCTTGTTTAAGCTGCTAAAAGTGTGCAGCTCCATACAGGCCACCAGTTTCCTATGGGGATACTGCTGTTTTACCGCTTTAACCGTAGCTTCGAGTTTGGAGGGCGAATGGGCAAAATCTAAAAACACCGCAGCGCTTTCTTCGCTCCGCAATGTTTGCAGGCGTTTGGCAGCCCCTTTAAAGGAGGATATGCACTTAAAAAAGGTATCGTCGGCAATACCAAGCTCAGCGCAAAGCAAACGGGCTCCGTTTAAATTCTGCAAGTTATGGGGACCAAATACAGATAAAGTATAGTTATTACCATTA
Protein-coding regions in this window:
- a CDS encoding M48 family metallopeptidase, with protein sequence MRKIVLQCLAIILLFFSTWFVLAQVDWMSVLEVQKTTDKTEEKLGELYLELFKKTGAEIDNPFVNHAIDSIVNTICRDNYIDRESIKVHLLRSDEINAFALPNGHLLIYSGLILAADNQDQLGGVICHEIAHIQLNHVMKKLVKEVGLSALVSMTMGKGGAEIMKETAKLLSSSAFDRSLEKEADIKAIDYLINAKINPEPFANFLYKLSDNEFAAMKYQSWISTHPDSKQRAGYIIDNIKNQPTKYEPVLTAGTWIKLRDILSQP
- a CDS encoding DUF4870 domain-containing protein codes for the protein MINVRKFQYEPGEHETEKASNSYLMSLIALIAGLPLPIINLIATFIFYLANRKGTYFVRWHCTQALLSQVSVLFINSYAFWWTVSIIFTSQAVTNNYIAYLIAALLFNLAEFIATIYTAIQTRKGVHIEWWFYGNLSNLICNPKS
- a CDS encoding DUF2752 domain-containing protein; amino-acid sequence: MSRNKLYGIILTACISGYIWLYLGIQKGINEINSVEVCLWKHITNIPCPSCGSTRSVFSLINGDFIKSLLINPFGLFITLIMLIVPLWITLDIITKRKSLFDCYQKFEQIIKKPQFAIPLVILVIINWIWNITKGL
- a CDS encoding DUF438 domain-containing protein yields the protein MSEFTHTKQTRLKKLLEVSKLILETGNAHSFIIENKDFIPTVIPTDFITLFDELIKEGYNMEDIKVLTNKVLNIFHVPIRDFVRLKPKPDSFLAVLEQNNHEMELVLKKIRPVFKEFVKNTDHSVLKEQLKELFTQLEVFSKHYTIKENVLFPIIEETWPDYRCLQIMWSFHDDIRRNIKSVINQVQEENINLKTFNKCVGDIFFNMYAIKFREECILFPYILSTISESQLEKMNREGFKLGYPYVQPNLKEENTVETEFDGNLVNLGTGKVSIEQIKLIFNHLPVDITFVDENNKVCYFSTPPKRIFPRTAAIIGREVNNCHPPESVHVVEQIVQSFRNKEKDQADFWIKMRGEYILIQYFAVRDKSGEYKGVIEVSQEISDIKALEGEKRLLDW
- a CDS encoding TM2 domain-containing protein, which translates into the protein MEAQKVDMFIMTNGKYFESHEVIQIREQLLQLDDSKWSLIQTLQFKDPTTSLIVSLLGGSLGIDRFMIGDTGLGIGKLLTCGGFGIWAIIDWFIIMGATREKNIAKLRQALY
- a CDS encoding DUF438 domain-containing protein — translated: MSELINNSRYRKEKLKELILKLHDGQSADEVRKELIESLKNIPYGEVVEVEQELIHEGLPESEVLKLCDIHGAVLEGNVDLSGAKDIPEGHPVDVFIKENIELKKVAQKAKGLLQALGQVENDEFEKYIYALQGLFNELMDVDKHYQRKEYLLFPYLEKNEITGPPKVMWGKHDEIREQLKGCIQILKAPELTADDLEDSLELVFYPAVQGLIDMVQKEEEILFPMAMDLLTVEDWYNIHKQTLEFGFTLYDPQVDWKPEGMTEASTETNISGDGNIKLPSGSFTAKEIMAILNTIPADMTFVDKDDKVKYFTQGKERIFARSRSIINRDVRLCHPPGSTHIVEKIVDDFKSGKASHAPFWIQMKGKFIKIEYFALRDENGEYLGTLEYSQDLTENRALEGEQRILSYGEPKDQ
- a CDS encoding DUF1858 domain-containing protein encodes the protein MIKLIITPKTKIFDLLEAYPQLEDVLIAAAPPFKKLRNPVLRKTVAKITSLSQAATIGGVKVEDLINTLRTEVGQKTTDSIVVEHGHYVTEQPDWFKNSNVAEIIDIREILNAGEQPVHEVLSAVNKLENNKILKVIAPFIPAPLIDKSLSLNYKHWLDKKGEEEFWVFFKI